From the genome of Glycine max cultivar Williams 82 chromosome 2, Glycine_max_v4.0, whole genome shotgun sequence, one region includes:
- the LOC100808189 gene encoding clathrin heavy chain 1, which translates to MAANAPITMKETLTLGSVGINQQFITFTHVTMESDKYICVRETGPQNSVVIIDMSMPMQPLRRPITADSALMNPNSRILALKAQVPGTTQDHLQVFNIETKAKMKSHQMKEQVVFWKWITPNTLGIVTQTSVYHWSVEGDGEPMKMFDRTANLANNQIINYRCDPNEKWLVLIGIAPGSAERPQLVKGNMQLFSVDQQRSQALEAHAASFATFRVAGNDKESTLICFASKSLNAGQVTSKMHVIELGAQPGKPSFTKKQADLFFPPDFADDFPVSMQISNKYGLIYVITKLGLLFVYDLETSTAVYRNRISSDPIFLTTEALSVGGFYAINRRGQVLLATINEAAIVPFVSGQLNNLELAVNLAKRGNLPGAEELVVKRFQELFSQTKYKEAAELAAESPRGILRTPDTVAKFQSVPVQAGQTPPLLQYFGTLLTRGKLNSYESLELSRLVVNQNKKNLLENWLAEDKLECSEELGDLVKTVDNDLALKIFIKARATPKVVAAFAERREFDKILIYSKQVGYTPDYMFLLQTILRADAQGAVNFALMMSQMEGGCPVDYNTITDLFLQRNLIREATAFLLDVLKSNLPEHGYLQTKVLEINLVTFPNVADAILANGMFSHYDRPRIAQLCEKAGLFIRALQHYSELPDIKRVIVNTHAIEPQALVEFFGTLSKEWALECMKDLLLVNLRGNLQIIVQTAKEYCEQLGVDACIKLFEQFKSYEGLYFFLGAYLSSSEDPDIHFKYIEAAAKTGQIKEVERVTRESNFYDAEKTKNFLMETKLPDARPLINVCDRFGFVPDLTHYLYTSNMLRYIEGYVQKVNPGNAPLVVGQLLDDECPEDFIKGLILSVRSLLPVEPLVEECEKRNRLRLLTQFLEHLVSEGSQDVHVHNALGKIIIDSNNNPEHFLTTNPYYDSRVVGKYCEKRDPTLAVVAYRRGQCDDELVNVSNKNSLFKLQARYVVERMNADLWEKVLNPENEFRRQLIDQVVSTALPESQSPDQVSAAVKAFMTADLPHELIELLEKIVLQNSAFSGNFNLQNLLILTAIKADPSRVMDYINRLDNFDGPAVGEVAVEANLYEEAFAIFKKFNLNVQAVNVLLDNLRTIDRAVEFAFRVEEDAVWSQVAKAQLREGLVSDAIESFIRADDSTHFLEVIKASEDAEVYHDLVRYLLMVRQNTKEPKVDSELIYAYAKIDRLGEIEEFILMPNVANLPNVGDRLYDEALYEAAKIIFAFISNWAKLAVTLVKLKQFQGAVDAARKANSSKTWKEVCFACVDAEEFRLAQICGLNVIIQVDDLEEVSEFYQNRGCFNELISLMESGLGLERAHMGIFTELGVLYARYRPEKLMEHIKLFSTRLNIPKLIRACDEQQHWMELTYLYIQYDEFDNAATTVMNHSPEAWDHMQFKDIIVKVASVELYYKAVHFYLQEHPDILNDLLNVLALRVDHTRVVDIMRKAGHIRLVKPYLIAVQSNNVSAVNEALNEIYVEEEDYDRLHESIDLHDNFDQIGLAQKIEKHELLEMRRVAAYIYKKAGRWKQSIALSKKDNLYKDCMETCSQSGDRELSEDLLVYFIEQGKKECFASCLFVCYDIIRPDVALELAWMNNMIDFAFPYLLQFIREYTGKVDELIKDKIEAQKEEKAKEKEEKDVIAQQNMYAQLLPLALPAPPMPGMGGGGYAPLTTPPMGGMGMPPMPPFGMPPMGGSSGSY; encoded by the exons ATGGCTGCGAACGCCCCTATCACCATGAAAGAGACCTTAACG CTGGGAAGCGTTGGAATCAACCAGCAATTCATTACATTTACTCATGTGACAATGGAATCGGATAAGTACATTTGTGTCAGGGAAACTGGACCTCAGAACAGTGTTGTCATCATTGACATGAGCATGCCAATGCAGCCTTTGAGACGGCCCATAACTGCCGATTCGGCTTTGATGAACCCCAATTCTAGAATTCTTGCTCTCAAAG CCCAAGTGCCGGGAACCACTCAGGATCATTTGCAAGTTTTTAACATTGAAACGAAAGCAAAGATGAAATCGCATCAGATGAAAGAACAG GTTGTCTTTTGGAAGTGGATAACTCCAAATACACTGGGAATTGTCACTCAGACGTCTGTATATCATTGGTCAGTTGAGG GCGATGGTGAACCAATGAAGATGTTTGATCGAACAGCTAATCTGGCTaataaccaaataattaattatcgtTGTGATCCTAATGAAAAGTGGTTGGTTTTGATTGGAATTGCTCCTGGTTCAGCAGAG AGACCACAACTAGTAAAAGGAAACATGCAACTCTTCTCTGTGGATCAGCAACGTAGTCAGGCTCTTGAAGCACATGCTGCCTCGTTTGCTACATTTAGA GTGGCTGGGAATGATAAGGAATCTACTCTTATTTGTTTTGCATCAAAGAGTTTGAATGCTGGACAGGTTACATCAAAGATGCATGTCATTGAACTTGGTGCCCAGCCAG GCAAACCATCATTTACTAAGAAACAAGCAGATCTGTTCTTCCCTCCAGACTTTGCTGATGACTTTCCTGTGTCAATGCAG atttcaaataaatatggaTTGATTTATGTCATCACAAAGCTTGGGCTGTTATTTGTCTATGATCTGGAGACTTCAACTGCAGTTTATAGAAACCGAATCAGTTCCGATCCTATATTTTTGACCACAGAAGCACTTTCAGTAGGGGGATTTTATGCCATCAATAGACGTGGCCAGGTGTTGCTTGCTACTATAAATGAGGCAGCCATTGTACCTTTTGTTAGTGGCCAg CTAAATAATTTGGAACTTGCTGTTAATCTGGCTAAAAGAGGAAACCTCCCTGGTGCAGAAGAATTG GTTGTCAAGCGGTTTCAAGAATTATTTTCTCAGACCAAGTATAAGGAGGCTGCGGAGCTCGCTGCAGAATCTCCACGAGGAATTCTTCGAACTCCTGACACTGTTGCTAAATTTCAG agTGTACCTGTGCAAGCTGGGCAGACGCCACCACTGTTGCAGTACTTTGGTACTCTGTTAACCAGGGGAAAACTCAATTCTTATGAGTCATTGGAACTGTCACGGCTTGTggtaaatcaaaacaaaaagaatctttTGGAAAATTGGCTAGCAGAGGACAAACTTGAATGCAGTGAGGAGCTTGGTGACCTTGTGAAG ACAGTGGATAATGACCTCgcattgaaaatatttatcaaagccAGAGCCACACCGAAAGTTGTTGCAGCATTTGCTGAGAGGAGGGAATTTGACAAGATTCTGATATACTCAAAGCAG GTTGGATACACGCCTGATTACATGTTCCTTCTGCAAACAATATTACGGGCAGATGCCCAG GGTGCTGTAAATTTTGCTCTGATGATGTCTCAAATGGAGGGGGGTTGCCCTGTTGACTACAACACAATAACTGATCTCTTTCTTCAG AGGAATTTAATCCGCGAGGCAACTGCCTTTTTATTGGATGTGCTGAAGTCAAACCTACCAGAACATGGATATCTTCAAACAAag gtACTGGAAATTAATCTTGTGACCTTTCCAAATGTTGCTGATGCTATATTGGCCAATGGCATGTTTAGTCATTATGACCGTCCACGGATTGCTCAGCTTTGTGAAAAGGCTGGCCTTTTCATTCGGGCTCTTCAG CATTATTCCGAATTGCCTGACATCAAACGTGTCATTGTGAATACACATGCCATCGAACCACAG GCTCTAGTTGAGTTCTTTGGAACTCTTTCAAAAGAATGGGCGCTAGAGTGCATGAAAGATCTTTTACTGGTCAACCTTAGGGGCAACCTTCAAATAATTGTGCAG ACTGCCAAGGAATATTGTGAACAGCTCGGTGTAGATGCATGCATTAAACTCTTTGAGCAATTCAAGTCCTATGAAGGACTATACTTTTTCTTGGGTGCATATTTGAGCTCTAG CGAGGATCCTGATATTCACTTCAAGTATATCGAAGCAGCTGCTAAAACTGGACAAATTAAGGAGGTGGAGCGTGTTACTCGGGAATCAAACTTTTATGATGCTGAGAAGACGAAGAACTTTCTAATGGAGACCAAGCTTCCAGATGCACGGCCATTAATAAACGTGTGTGATCGTTTTGGTTTTGTTCCAGATCTCACCCATTATCTCTACACCAGCAACATGCTGCGTTATATTGAGGGATATGTTCAAAAG GTGAATCCAGGAAATGCTCCTCTAGTTGTAGGACAGTTGTTAGATGATGAATGCCCTGAGGATTTCATTAAAGGTCTTATTCTTTCAGTTCGTTCTCTTCTTCCAGTTGAGCCTTTAGTTGAAGAATGTGAGAAGAG AAATCGTCTCCGCTTGCTTACTCAGTTTTTGGAGCATCTTGTAAGTGAGGGAAGCCAGGATGTGCATGTGCATAATGCTCTGGGTAAAATTATCATTGACAGTAATAACAATCCTGAGCATTTTCTTACAACCAACCCATATTATGATTCTCGTGTTGTTGGTAAATATTGTGAGAAGCGGGATCCTACACTTGCTGTTGTTGCTTACCGAAGGGGGCAATGTGATGATGAGCTTGTTAATGTTTCCAATAAAAATTCCTTGTTCAAACTCCAAGCCAG ATATGTTGTGGAACGTATGAATGCTGACCTCTGGGAGAAAGTTCTTAATCCCGAGAATGAGTTTAGAAGACAGTTGATTGATCAAGTGGTGTCCACTGCTTTGCCTGAAAGCCAGAGTCCTGATCAAGTTTCCGCTGCAGTGAAAGCTTTTATGACTGCTGATCTTCCCCATGAGTTGATTGAGCTTCTTGAAAAGATTGTGCTACAAAATTCTGCTTTCAGCGGAAACTTTAATCTACAAAATTTGTTGATCCTCACTGCAATCAAGGCAGATCCCTCAAGAGTCATGGATTACATTAATAGGCTGGACAACTTTGATGGCCCTGCTGTTGGGGAGGTGGCAGTAGAAGCAAACCTATATGAAGAAGCTTTtgccattttcaaaaaatttaatttgaatgttCAAGCTGTTAATGTCCTACTAGATAACCTTCGGACCATTGATCGAGCTGTGGAGTTTGCATTCCGGGTTGAAGAAGATGCTGTCTGGAGCCAAGTGGCTAAGGCACAACTAAGAGAAGGCTTAGTAAGTGATGCAATTGAGTCATTCATCCGTGCAGATGATTCCACTCACTTCTTAGAGGTTATAAAAGCTTCTGAAGATGCAGAAGTATACCATGACCTAGTAAGGTACCTTCTTATGGTTAGGCAGAATACCAAAGAGCCCAAGGTGGACAGTGAGCTCATATATGCATATGCAAAGATTGACAGGCTTGGAGAAATTGAAGAGTTTATATTGATGCCAAATGTTGCTAATTTACCAAATGTTGGAGACCGTTTGTATGATGAGGCTCTCTATGAGGctgcaaaaattatatttgcttTTATTTCAAACTGGGCTAAGTTAGCAGTGACATTGGTGAAGCTTAAACAATTCCAAGGTGCTGTTGATGCTGCTAGGAAAGCAAACAGTTCAAAAACATGGAAGGAAGTTTGTTTTGCTTGTGTTGATGCTGAGGAATTCCGATTGGCTCAGATTTGTGGTCTCAATGTCATCATTCAG GTGGATGATTTGGAAGAGGTTAGTGAGTTTTACCAGAacagaggatgctttaatgaaCTGATATCTCTAATGGAGAGTGGACTTGGACTGGAGCGTGCCCATATGGGTATCTTTACTGAGTTGGGAGTTCTTTATGCAAGATATCGTCCTGAGAAGTTAATGGAGCACATTAAGTTATTCTCAACTCGGCTTAACATTCCCAAGCTTATTCGAGCCTGTGATGAGCAGCAGCATTGGATGGAACTTACATACTTATACATCCAATATGATGAGTTTGATAATGCTGCAACCACTGTAATGAATCACTCTCCTGAAGCATGGGACCACATGCAATTCAAAGATATTATAGTTAAGGTTGCAAGTGTGGAGCTCTACTATAAGGCTGTTCACTTCTACTTGCAAGAACATCCTGATATTTTAAATGATCTTCTTAATGTACTTGCCCTACGTGTGGACCACACCCGTGTTGTGGATATAATGCGGAAG GCTGGCCACATTCGATTGGTTAAGCCGTACTTGATTGCAGTTCAAAGCAATAATGTGTCTGCTGTTAATGAAGCTTTGAATGAAATTTATGTTGAGGAGGAGGACTATGATAGACTTCATGAATCAATAGATCTGCATGACAACTTCGATCAGATAGGTCTTGCACAGAAG ATTGAGAAGCAtgagcttcttgagatgaggcGTGTCGCTGCTTATATTTACAAGAAAGCTGGAAGATGGAAGCAGTCCATTGCTTTGTCAAAAAAAGACAATCTTTACAAGGACTGTATGGAAACTTGCTCTCAATCTGGTGACCGTGAACTCTCAGAGGATTTGCTTGTTTACTTTATTGAGCAG GGGAAGAAGGAATGTTTTGCATCTTGCCTCTTCGTCTGTTATGATATAATACGGCCAGATGTTGCTCTTGAGCTAGCTTGGATGAACAATATGATTGATTTTGCTTTCCCATACCTCTTACAG TTTATTCGAGAGTATACTGGTAAAGTTGATGAGCTTATCAAGGACAAAATTGAAGCACAGAAAGAGGAGAAAGCtaaagagaaggaagagaaggaTGTTATTGCTCAGCAG AATATGTATGCCCAGTTACTACCACTTGCTTTGCCTGCACCACCAatgccaggtatgggtggaggaGGCTATGCTCCACTGACAACACCCCCTATGGGTGGTATGGGGATGCCTCCGATGCCACCTTTTGGAATGCCTCCAATGGGCGGCAGCAGCGGCTCCTACTGA